AATGTACTGTAAACATTTAAAGGTGGCTTTTGATATCCTGTTTTGAAGCTACGTTTCTCACCTCCACTCCTCTTCTGCTTTCTATTGCTTTTTCCTTGGCTGCATTAGTTCCCAGGTTCTACCACCTCAACTTCAACAAATGATACCAGCTCAGCTAGCCTGGGTGCTAACTTCAgcacacataaaaaaagaagaacaacagAACTGAGGCTCAACAGTGAaaatttgtgtgtgcgtgtgaatgcgtgtgtgtgtgtgtgtgtgtgtgtgtgtgtgagagagagagagagagagagaaagagagaagagagagagagagaggaggagagacagaaaatgacagagagaccaaggaggagagagaaggaaaatggaggaggaggaagaagaggaagaggaggagagggaaagggaacacAAAGGATGTTGTTTGTGGTAAGGAAAGCCAGACTTACACAGCAGGTGGTCTGTTAGAAATCCTGACTGGTGACTTGATTCCATACTTCTCTCTTTTAAGTCCCAATATAGTAAATAAAAACCAGGACTTTCGTTCACTGAGCTAGGGAGCAGGTCCAGGCACTTTAGTAAGTAGCTAATATAATGGGAACGGGTATTATACAAGTAGCTACAGTTTGAACAAAGAAAGCACAAGGGTGGCACCAAGAGATGGTTTTCAGTGTAGAAACATTCAGGAGAAAGATAAAAATCCATCCAGGGGGTTCTAACTAGCAGCAGTTGCTCAACATAATCCTGTGTTCTAGGGTTACTAAGATTTGGGCCATAGCCATGATGGTGAAAACCAAAACAGCTGCCCCATGTTGTTCAAACAGTTACTCAAACTGAAACCCTACTCAGAAGCACACAAACATTCACTGTCAAATATGCTCACGTACAGTATTAGTCATCCCGAAACCTCAAAGGCCAGTGCATGGGGTTCTAGTGTGTTCTTTACCCTACCCTTCCTGCTCTGTTTATTGCTTCAACTCCACACCATCACTTGGTCAGTAGTACAGGGTACAACTAAATGTGTCGCCGCTAACTGTGGAGCAACATCAGCACCACACTCACCATTTTGCTCAAAGAAACAGCAGTGATCAGGAAACTGTAAAAAAACAATCCTGAACTAACGGCAGCAAGAATCCAAAGGAGGACATCAGAATCTGGGCATGGTTCTGGATctgcaacagaaagcagaaaaataaacctACTGAGGTAGTTTTCAATTCTGGGGCCCTACTTCCTCAtgagtgaagaaaaaaagaagaaaagaagaaaggaaaagaaaagagggagagggagaagaagaagaagaaaaagaagaagaagaagaagaagaagaagaagaagaagaagaagaagaagaagaagaagaagaagaagaagaagaagaagaagaagaagaagaagaagaagaatcagcTGGAAGTCTTGCTAGCCAACCCTAACTTGTATGGCAACCCACACGTAAGTCTGACTGTTTGATGTGTGACTTCCCCACAGTGCCATCACAAGGACAAGGGCACTTCTTGATGGTTATAAAAGAGCAAGTGCCTAGCCTATCAGCAGCCTAAAACACCTCCCCAAACCCATTCTACTGTAGTCAGAGTGATGGTTACGTAACTGCTCACCATAAGCAAGACTGCCATCTACTAGGGAATTCCTAGCTGTGAATCATAGTCCTAACTATGAAGAACCtcaaaccaaggaacaaaactaTTCTGGTATAAAGACAACAGCAATGCAACAGACAAGTTCTTAGTGAAATGACTTTGCTCACCAATGACATAAATCTGGGTCCCGTTGCCCATGCCCACAAAGTATGGTGGTGGGTACATGAGTTCCACTTTGCAGAAGTACAGTCCAGTGTCGGCAgctctcagtccttggatggtgAGGTTCACTTTGCTCTCATTGAAGGTACCACTACAGAAGGGATCATCTAGGAAGCCCAACTTATTCTTCATTGTGAATGTGGAGGCACAGACCTCAGTCATCATCTGGTCACTTGTCTGCCGCAGCACTGTCACCCGGACCTCATCAGTGTTGTGTGAAGATGTGTATTCACATGAAAAGCTGGCGACACCATGGCTGCTGGCCAATACCACCGAAGGCTGGGTCACATGTATGGCTGTCATGGAAAAGTCAAAGGGAACTCAATGGACTCATAGTCATTCATGGCTGGGACTGCTAGACCACACTTTATGGCAGGGGAGGTTTATCTTGTATGAGCTATAAGCTCACCCCTCAACaaattcatcacacacacacccttattcTTTGcctctccatccatctatcctGGCACCCCACCTCCCATCTTTCAGCTGTCTTCAGTCACTTGCCAAGATTTCCTTACTGATAAATAGTTTCTTGAAGAGAGTTGGCCATGGCAAGGAGAACCGTGGTGTATCAAATAGAAGACCTGGCTCTCATGAAATGTGTCATTTTGGCAAATcgttcttcctttcattttccctCTCATGCAGTAAGAAAGAGGGGTGGGCTATACAACAGTGCagtgtcttccagcctcagcaTTCTATGGTGATGATAGGGCTCTATCATGCAGGGAGGATAGTGGATAGAGGAAGTTTTAGAGCCTGGGGTGCAGAGCCTTGCCTCATCTCTCAAAGTAAACCTCAAAATGCCCTGCCTACTTATACAAGTCTACCTCTGTCAGCCAGGAGCAGTTGAACCTCAGCCCAACGCACTGGTTACCCTTTTCCTGGCCTCACAGTGGTAGAGTGGCCTGTGATGTTAGCCGAGGAAGCCACAGAACCTAAAACACCAGGTCGTTTCCTCTCAGGGTTGAGGCAACCCTGATTCTAACTTCTGTGGGCTTCCCTTCTCTTCcgccttccttctctccttcactTAACACACTTTCCTGgtcctttgggtttttttttgttgttgttgttgttttacatctTTCCTGTCTGTATACTACAAGAGAAAGGAGTCCATTTCTCTATATAAACATGCTTTCATCATTTGAAATTAGTGACTTTGCAGCCTGGTATTGGTAGTATTTATCTCtaatcccaacacacaggaggCCAACCTCAGCTAAACAACAAGacattgttttaaaaaccaaattcCAACAAGCTatagggctggagatatggcccagtggtagagcactcacgTAAAGTATACAAGGCTTTGGGTTCTACCCTAGGCACTCAGTTTAAAAGTGGTTTTGTGTCATGTTATATTTTCATAACTAACCTGGGTGCTATCTGGTCAATATTGCAGATTACACCCAAAACTTAAACTGAACAGTGGCATTGGCAGTTCACTAACATCAACCGCAAAAACAAGACAGTAACTAGTATTCAGTGTCCTCCATATTGCAATCTTGAATACTACTCCAAGCTTAGTTTCTAAGACCACCCCTCCTACCTACAAATCAGTCTATAGTAGATACACTAGTCTTTCTTGCAAGGACCTGTCCTGAGTAACATTTGTCCTCTGAAAAGATAACAATATGGCAGCAGCCGTTGCCATGGTTATTTCGACAGCACGGTTGGCGAGGCCTGGCCCTCATCTCTACTCTCTGAGATACTCTCTGAGCATCCTTTGCCCCATGGAAACCCCACTAGAGGGTTTAAGGAAGTTGTCTCCCACATTAAAGCTTTCGTGACCTATTCAGACAAGAAACTGTACATAACTGTCGCTTCTTCGGTAAAAATTAAATCATCAAATATCACTTAGGCATCAGTTTCACACAAACTACataattctttaatttaaaaagtccagagagaggaagaagggtgaggGTCCAGTAGATATCTGCATTTCACGGCACATAACCAGCCTCTCTagagattttatttcattcagaaaTCATGGATTTGCACTTAAAATCCATACGTAGGTAATGTAACAATTAGGGatcttatgaagaaaaaaaataaaaagaatcttagGCCAAAaagactccctcctctctccttcccttcctcccttgcttccatcttcccttccttcttcccttctccctccttcccttcctccctcctccctccttcccttcctccctccttcccttcctccctcctccctccttcccttcctctctcccttccttccatcttccttttcttctttcagtttcgaactatttcatctttaaaataattagctaatatatttttccttcatttattttttattctttcatttttttgaaattagaatgcaattacattatttctcctttcttccctccataccctcccatacacccctccttcttttctttcaaattcatggcctctttctcatTATCTGTTATGACATGCATACTTGTACGGGTATGCATTCTtaaatgcaacctgctcagtctgtatataTTATTTGCACTATGTGTTCAGGGTTGTCCATTTGGTATTGCAGAGCTagttggtgtgcttttccctAGGGAAGCCTCCTGCTCTCcatattccttagttgcctgtagttatttGTATGGAGTTGAGGTCTCTTGGTCTTTCCCCCATGCACTTGGGAATGTCTATTGCTCACGTCCTTGTTCAGTtcctgtttaggcagtcatgttggttaGACTTTATGGGGGTAGcatctgacattcctaggagacacaatctcaccgTAAACTCCATGTACCTCTGGCGCTCGCAGTCTTTCCGGCCCCTCTTCTGCTATGTCCCCTAAGCCTTAGGTGTGGTTACTCAAAGAACTACGTGTGTCTCAAAAACTTAAAGCAAATGaggaaagaatttttatttatttaaatctaggtgttttgtttttgtttttgtaaggaGGAAAATCTTAA
This genomic window from Peromyscus leucopus breed LL Stock chromosome 13, UCI_PerLeu_2.1, whole genome shotgun sequence contains:
- the Ctla4 gene encoding cytotoxic T-lymphocyte protein 4, yielding MACLGVPRCKAPLQLASRNWPFVVLLACLSIPTFSKAIHVTQPSVVLASSHGVASFSCEYTSSHNTDEVRVTVLRQTSDQMMTEVCASTFTMKNKLGFLDDPFCSGTFNESKVNLTIQGLRAADTGLYFCKVELMYPPPYFVGMGNGTQIYVIDPEPCPDSDVLLWILAAVSSGLFFYSFLITAVSLSKMLRKRSPLTTGSM